A region of the Cupriavidus taiwanensis genome:
CATGCAGATGTTGCCGCGGAACATGATCTCGCCGATGGTCTCGCCATCGGCCGGCACCGGCTGCATCGAATCGGCATCGAGCACGGCCACCTGCGACTGCAGGTGATAGCGCACCCCCTGGCGCGCCTTCCTGACCGCGCGGTCCTGCTCTGACAGCGTGCTCCAGTCGTCCTGCTCGGCGCAGACCGCGGCCGGGCCATAGACCTCGGTCAGGCCGTAGACATGGGTCAGCTCGAACCCCATCGCCTCCATCTGCGCCAGCACCGCGGCCGGCGGCGGCGCGCCGGCCACCATGCCGCGCACCGGCCCGCGCACGCCCTCGCGCCACGCAGCGGGCGCGTTGACCAGCGCGGTATGCACGATCGGCGCGGCACAATAGTGGGTCACGCCCTCGTCGCGCATCAGGTCGAACACCAGCTTGGGCTCGAACTTGCGCAGGCACACGTTGACGCCCGCGCGCGCCGCCACCGTCCACGGAAAACACCAGCCGTTGCAGTGGAACATCGGCAGCGTCCACAGGTAGACCGGGTGCTTGGGCAGGTCCCACTCAAGGATGTTCGAGATGGCATTGATGGCCGCGCCGCGGTGATGGTAGACCACGCCCTTGGGATCGCCGGTGGTGCCCGACGTATAGTTCAGCGCGATCGCATCCCACTCGTCAGCGGGCAGTTGCCAGGTGTACGACGGGTCGCCGCCGGCGAGAAAGGCTTCATAATCGGTATCGCCGAACGGCACCGCCTGCGGGCCCAGCACATCGTGCACGGCAATCACCTTCAGCCCCGGAAGCTCCAGCGCCATCTGCCGCGCCACGTCGGCAAACTCGGTATCGGCCAGCAGCACCCGCGCCTCGCCATGGCGCAGCATGAACAGCAGGTTGGCGGCGTCGAGGCGGATATTCAGGGCATTGAGCACGGCACCGGCCATCGGCACGCCGAAATGCGCTTCCACCATCGCCGGCGTATTGGGCAGCAGCGCGGCCACGGTATCGCCCTTGCCAATGCCCGCGCGTGCCAGCGCGCTGGCCAGCCGCCGCGCGCGCGCATAGGTGTCGCGCCAGTTCTGGCGCAGCGGGCCGTGCACGATGGCCAGGCGGTCGCCATACACCTCGGCGGCGC
Encoded here:
- a CDS encoding acyl-CoA synthetase, giving the protein MPTDFDSGLDRNAANFVPLTPIDFLVRAAEVYGDRLAIVHGPLRQNWRDTYARARRLASALARAGIGKGDTVAALLPNTPAMVEAHFGVPMAGAVLNALNIRLDAANLLFMLRHGEARVLLADTEFADVARQMALELPGLKVIAVHDVLGPQAVPFGDTDYEAFLAGGDPSYTWQLPADEWDAIALNYTSGTTGDPKGVVYHHRGAAINAISNILEWDLPKHPVYLWTLPMFHCNGWCFPWTVAARAGVNVCLRKFEPKLVFDLMRDEGVTHYCAAPIVHTALVNAPAAWREGVRGPVRGMVAGAPPPAAVLAQMEAMGFELTHVYGLTEVYGPAAVCAEQDDWSTLSEQDRAVRKARQGVRYHLQSQVAVLDADSMQPVPADGETIGEIMFRGNICMKGYLKNEKATREAFAGGWFHTGDLGVCMPDGYIKIKDRSKDIIISGGENISSVEVEDALYRHPAVLAAAVVAQPDAKWGETPCAFVELKDGASVSAEELIAHCRTLLAGFKVPKAVYFGPLPKTSTGKIQKFELRRKVKSDSAIDV